The uncultured Eubacteriales bacterium region CGCCGTGGACTTCACCCTCCACGACCTGCCGGGTCCCGGCAAGGCCGTCATCGCCGTAGGGGGTCTCTCATCAGGGCTTGAATACCCCGGTATCCGTTTTTCCATCCTCACTGAGGGGCAGGCGGTCACCGGGAAAAAGCAAAAGCCCAAGGCGGCCACCAACCGACAGAAATTGGGCTCCTACGCAGACTTGTCTATTGGGGACTTGGTGGTCCACGAGCACCACGGCGTCGGCCGCTACCAGGGCATGATGAAAATGCCGGTGGATGGGGTAGAGAAGGACTATGTAAAGATTGCCTACGCCGGGGCAGACGTGCTCTACGTCCCGGCTACCCAGCTCGATTTGGTGAGCAAATACATCGGCGGCGGGGAGAACGCGGCTGAGACCAAAAAACTCTCCAAGCTGGGGGGTGCGGACTGGGAGCGTGCCAAGGCCAAGACCAAGAAGGCGGTGCAGGACCTGGCGAAGGGCCTCATCCAACTCTACGCACGGCGACAGCGTGTGCCCGGGTTCGCCTTTTCTCCTGATTCCCCCTGGATGAAGGAATTCGAGGAGCAGTTTGAGTACAGTGAGACCGAGGACCAGCTCCGGTGTATCGCCGAGATCAAGGCCGACATGGAGGTCCCCCGGCCAATGGACCGCCTTCTCTGCGGCGACGTGGGATACGGCAAGACCGAGGTGGCCTTCCGCGCCATCATGAAGTGCATTTTGGACGGCAAGCAGGCGGCGATTCTGGTGCCCACCACTGTCCTCGCCCGCCAGCACTTTCTCACCGCCCGGCAGCGGTTTGCCCGCTATCCGGTGGAGATTGAGACGGTATCTCGTTTCCGCACCCCCGCCCAGATGAAGGAGACCCTGCGAAAGCTCAAGGAGGGGGGCGTGGACCTGCTCATTGGCACCCACCGGCTCCTCCAGAAGGACGTGCAGTGGAAGGACTTAGGTCTGGTGGTGGTGGACGAGGAGCAGCGTTTCGGCGTCACCCACAAGGAGAAACTGAAGGAGCTTTCCGGCCAGGTGGACGTGCTTACACTCTCGGCAACCCCCATTCCCAGGACGCTGAACATGGCCCTCTCCGGTATCCGGGACATGAGCAGCCTGGAGGAGCCGCCCTCCAACCGCCAGCCTGTCCAGACCTACGTGCTGGAGCACGACTGGTCGGTCCTGGGGGACGCCATGCGCCGGGAGGTGGAGCGAGGCGGCCAGGTCTATTACCTGCACAACCGGGTGGAGTCCATCTCCCGCACCGCCGGGCGGATCCGGGAGATGTTGGGGGAGGAGGCTTCCGTCGCCATCGCCCACGGGCAGATGACCCAGGAGGAGCTCAACGAGGTCATGCAGCGCATGAGTGAAGGGGAGGTTCAGGTGCTGGTATGCACCACCATCATCGAGACCGGTATCGATATCCCCAACGTAAACACCCTCATCATCGAAGACGCGGACAAGATGGGCCTCGCCCAGCTGCACCAGATCCGGGGCCGGGTGGGGCGTTCTAACCGCCGGGCCTACGCCTATATGACCTTCCGCCATGGCAAAGTGCTCAGCGAGGTGGCCTCAAAGCGCCTCTCCGCCATTCGGGAGTTCGCCGAGTTCGGCTCGGGGTTTAAGATCGCAATGCGGGACCTGGAGATCCGGGGCGCGGGCAATGTGCTGGGGCCGGAGCAGTCCGGGTTCCTTATGAGCGTGGGGTATGATATGTACCTCAAGCTGTTGGAGGAGGCTGTTTTGGAGGAGCGCGGCGAGAAACCGGAGCGACAGACCGAGTGCGCCGCCGACCTTACGGTCACCGCCTCCATCCCCGACCGGTACGTGCCCTCTCCGGAGCAGCGGATGGAT contains the following coding sequences:
- the mfd gene encoding Transcription-repair-coupling factor; this translates as MRQLISAVSAVPEFQTLAAAIDNGACPVAFTGLGQVHRAHMAAGIWQTQGRSIVVICADDTEAERMAKELAAFTGEAVRTLTAREFTFHNAAVVSRQWEHKRLSVLRALAAGECPILVATVEGLLQRTMPKTLLTQASLTLRLGQSYDLNELTETLAAAGYSRCEQVEGVGQFAIRGGILDFFSPTHDQPVRCEFFGDEVDSLGLFDVSTQRRTEQLQETELLPAAEVLPQFAPGGYAGLIEAMEGLIHRVGKRRGDQTALLKTLEEDRERLAQTTSFPALDRYLALVYPQMATAADYLPEDAAVFFSESPRVAERAKNYLWQLDEDAKALMESGLLAGELASFARNFEELCGVLDGWPVGYLDSFVGAQYPRKPRTLLNMLAKQLPSYGASLETAVSDLSHYMGEGFATVVLVSSEQRALNLQSLLREQKLRSAVDFTLHDLPGPGKAVIAVGGLSSGLEYPGIRFSILTEGQAVTGKKQKPKAATNRQKLGSYADLSIGDLVVHEHHGVGRYQGMMKMPVDGVEKDYVKIAYAGADVLYVPATQLDLVSKYIGGGENAAETKKLSKLGGADWERAKAKTKKAVQDLAKGLIQLYARRQRVPGFAFSPDSPWMKEFEEQFEYSETEDQLRCIAEIKADMEVPRPMDRLLCGDVGYGKTEVAFRAIMKCILDGKQAAILVPTTVLARQHFLTARQRFARYPVEIETVSRFRTPAQMKETLRKLKEGGVDLLIGTHRLLQKDVQWKDLGLVVVDEEQRFGVTHKEKLKELSGQVDVLTLSATPIPRTLNMALSGIRDMSSLEEPPSNRQPVQTYVLEHDWSVLGDAMRREVERGGQVYYLHNRVESISRTAGRIREMLGEEASVAIAHGQMTQEELNEVMQRMSEGEVQVLVCTTIIETGIDIPNVNTLIIEDADKMGLAQLHQIRGRVGRSNRRAYAYMTFRHGKVLSEVASKRLSAIREFAEFGSGFKIAMRDLEIRGAGNVLGPEQSGFLMSVGYDMYLKLLEEAVLEERGEKPERQTECAADLTVTASIPDRYVPSPEQRMDLYRRIAAIRSEEEADDLIDELIDRYGDPPKGVNNLISVALMRSDAARCGISEIAQKGMNLNFQLSSFELERVSRLCAQEKYRSKLLFSAGEKPYLSLRLKKGEDALKLGRKLVEDYAKTGE